Genomic DNA from Scatophagus argus isolate fScaArg1 chromosome 15, fScaArg1.pri, whole genome shotgun sequence:
TTAATGTATCCTGCCGTGATTGGATGATAGGAATTGCACTGGAACGACAAGTTTAATCATAGCCATGGCTACATCTACCCCATCAGTGGCCACGAGTCAATAGTCAAATCAAAGGGACCTCCTGATATGAGTGCAGAGACATTTCccttgtgtttttcagctgagAGGTGCTGTTCCACCCAGAGTTTGGGGATCAGAGATGAAGGGCAGTTTTCCCAAGACCCAACCCTCTCAGCCAGGCCTGGGAAGGGTGTCCTTGGCTGGGCCATGGAATGGGCTGGCAGTGGGGGGTGGTTGGTGCTTGTATAGAGGTGGAGGTTGGAAGAGGGGAGGACGGAGACAGAGGGCTTCCCTGAGGGGTGGTGGACTTATAGGGACAGCCAGCCCAGCCCAGCAACCTTGGGCGGGAGCTCCAGGAGGACGAGACGGAGAGGGGTCACAGCCTGGAGAGGAATCCCAGGAGCAGTGAGGCCAAAGCAGCTAACGGGGCCGTGGACCCTGGCCTCCAGCTCGGACCTCCATCAGTCAGGAAGGGCTCCGGAGAATCATATCCCGACCcatctgaaacagaaagaagagagaaaggaaaaacgACAAAACATCTGAACGGAGAAGGGACACGTAGACAGAGACAGGACaatctccaaaaaaaaaaaaaaatggaagaattTAGAGAAAGGGTAGACAAGTGGAACTATtaagggtggggggggggtgtggaAAGAGAATGACAAACCGAAAAACTCTCACCCTTCAAAAGCCaaggaaaggcagagagagagggaaggcaTCAGGAAGGGatgaggggaggaaggaggggggaggagaagaCGACAGCAACTGAGCTCTGCAGGGGGTTTAACCAACCTAATTACAGTTTAATCACAGAGACTCTGAATCTGgagcagctgacacacacacacacacacacacacacacacacacacgtgcagccGCTCACAGCTCACTCTAGTGACAATATTTCCTAGATGAGATGGAAGTTGCAATGTCAGACAGATTACTTTAACTGCACAAAAAAGCGGGATCTCTGAGCGAAGCTGCTGCaatgacagaatgaaagaatgtATGTTGTTTCAGTAATTATGAAGGAGGAGAGAATTTCCTTCCCCCTTAGCGAGGTATGGAATGATCTGAGCCTGGAAAGCTGCGAAGGCCGACTCTCATCCTTCTACGAAGATCTTCAAAGCCGTGTCATTATCTAGGGAGATGTGTACTACCCAGGTTTGATTCTTTAGTCGGGCTTAGGTTGAAAACTCATGAGGTCCGCCTTTGAAAACACCTAcaggtagatttttttttttttttttaaaaaagataacGCAAGTGTGGTGTAATGCTTGCCTCAATCTGATCCCTGTGTATGCCAATCTTCTCTGGAGTTATTTTCAAAAGGCAGTATCGTAGACCAACATGGCACACTTGTGTGAGTACTGCACCCTGTTGTGCCAATATATGAAGGAGCTATTTTCAAAAGGTTGTATCCTACCAGGCTGCACGCTGTAAGGAAACAAAGACTCACTATAATGTGACAAGTAAGTCATTCTTCaacccttttttctttttctttttttttttttaccaccaGGCCGATGTATAATGagaattttattaaaaaatatgaagaGTGTATAATTAGATTAGACTTCTACAGTATGCGATGGGGTTATTATTAGAGTGCTCTCTTGTTTCTTATGAGCGTATCTAGCTAGCAGAGTGATGTGGAGCCTTGGTAACATTTTTAGAGAGCACTTTCAGCCTGCTCTGTTCTCTTTCTGCAAGGACAGAAGGTCTCCCTCACACccagtgtgatgtgatgtgatttgatGTGAAGTGCGTATGCCACTCTGTGCCTGTGTGCACGCACGCGCTTCACCCTGTCTGTGTGAATGCGTCGgaacgtgtgtgttttcaaggtGTTAAAGTGTTGCCTGGCTGGTCTGTGAATCAGAGCAGAGAGTGTTGCCGGGGCATTCTATCAGACCTCTTATTCCCCCCTAATTTTACTTTGATAGCCAATCTGGAcctttgtgtgtgagtatgtgtgtgtgtgtgtgtgtgtgtgtgtgtgtgtgtagttagAGCGTGACTTACCTGGAGGTCTGACATACACCTTCAGCTTTAGACATGCTCGACCCACATGATTTGGGTGAGGAGACGCTGTAAAAAGCAGAGAGATTGAAAGAGGAGATTAGTTGAGAGATAAAGCGATTTGTGCTGCTGATTTCACTCATAAAgtaattgaaaacattttatatatatttatatattttttttcaaatgttgctCTGTCTCTGAGTACTATGAGGCTTATTATGACGTTGCTGGTTGGACTATAATTCATAGAGTCAAGAGGTGTAACCAAGGCCCTGGGGCAGAAATAAGATGTGCTATTAACTCCCACAGCCCTGCATTACTGTTGTCCTTAAGCATAAATTAAACACAACTTTATGCAGTAATATGTGCCATAGGAATGAATGGTTTTGAGGCTGAGAAgatgtgcaaacacatttttggttttggtcttttacAAGACTTgctgacaataaaaaaacaaacaaaaaaacaaaaaaacatatagAATCAGTACTAATGCAGGACCCAGCTGAATGCCTTGAATGCTACCTGTTgtcaaacacagtgacacacagtgaACCTGGGGCTTTTGGGGCCAGGAGTCAATTCAATCCACCACCATGCTGGCTTATGGGATCAACCTGATTTGAATGTCTTTGGAAAAGGGGGAGGAAATCCATGCAAATTCCCCACAGACGCAAGTCCCTCTTGccatgaggtgacagtgctaaccactgagccaccgtgctgccctggctgaatgccaaaaaaaatgagaaaaatgttaaaaagttcCTGTGATTCAAACTTCAAAGTAGAGTAAATGAAATTGAATCTGGGTTTTTAGTCCCACCTCACTCTGATGTGAAATAGAGCTGGGGACCTTAAGAGAGAAGGTGACCAACTCTTCGAACACtcacgcgtgcacacacacacatatgaagaTGTGCGAaaagaatgcacacacacacacacacacacatgcacactggtTCTTGCAGAAATGTGCGTGGAGACCTATTGGCCTTCTCCCTTGAGGAAATCCGAATAGCCGGAGCCCACTGTGACCCCAGAGAGGACCATCATCAAGATCCACAGCATACAGGAAATAAATCTGACCCTTCCTCtgccctctcctccttctctttctgcccaCAACCCCTCCCTCAATTCTTCTCTCTGCCCTTCACCTTCTTTCCCCTTTTATGGTTTCCCTATAGCCCACTGCCTTTGCCTCAAGTTTCATCCACCTATGGTACCACCTGGTCCCCTCTGAAGCCCCGCTGGCTTTGTATCGAGCTGTCTCTCCTGTTGTGTGGCTCTGTTTTGGGTTCCCTACTGTTTCACTAATAAATGGCAGCATTTCTGTAAGAAAGACCCAGAAGTGGAGAAGTGGATAGATATAAACCCCCCAACCATTCCTTTTCTCAGCGCCGTCCGAAAAATGCTTcacttttgtcatttcttctaGTCTTATTGGGTCTCCCAGcgcctcttttttttcccagcacaTTCGAAATCCAGTGTCTCCTGAAAACCCATTGAGAATCACTCAACCTCATCAGCTGACAGCTGGGAGAAGTAAGGGGTGGAGCGAGCCTGTCAACATGTCAACCACATGACAAACGTGGACACACGGGCACACACTCGCACCGGTCAGGCCACAGATTGTCATCAAAGATCAATGTGTTTTACTTGGTGGAGTATCTGTGGAgagcgaacacacacacacacacacacacaaaggcagactcATCAGAAGGGCTGGCTGGTTAAATCTGTCAACAGTCCTTCGTTCCACATCAGTACTGAcctgtgcgtatgtgtgtgtgcgtgtgcgtgtgtgtgtgcgttactgtgtttgcatgtgtgtgtgtgagagagggagagacaaaaacgtgtgtggttgtcagtCAAGATGATGGACATGGCCTTTCACGGACTCACAATCACTTGACAACTGACCCCTCAACCCCCACCCCCGccccacagcacacacacacacacacacacacacacacacacacacacacactcaaatctAATGCAGTACACGCTAACCTCAGGGGTCCCAGAAACACAATACTATAGTCAGCAACTATATAACTCCGGAGGGGCCCCGTCCATCCTTACAtgagactgaaaacaaaagagtgtGTGTCGACTGGGAAAAGTGCAGTAGGACATCGGGTGACTGTTATCTTCGCCTCTTTAGCTCTCTGACTTCCgcctgctgtgtctttgtgacAGCCCAGACAACAGACTGAGGCGAAGGAATATTTTGCAAATAGCCCTGATTGTTAACAGTTACTCTACAGACAAGACAGTGTTGGAGGCAGCACATTATTTGAATCTTATTACCTTTCACGGCAACTCAGTAGTGCAGCGCATCATATTTTGGTTTTAAGTATTTGCATCACATTGGAAAATCATGTCGCTGcagtataaataaaatctgcacACAACAAATTGCCTAAACCTTTCAGTGGAGGTGCTTTTCTGCTTCTTTCCTTCTGCCGTCTCAACGAGAAGAATACCGCTGTCAGGTCAGAATCGCCGTCCAAGGGCAAACAACCCGACAAAGAAATATGTCGCACTTGCATGCCGACCTGAAACTGGCAGCAGAGGACCCTCATCCCATTATGGGTCATGGTGAGAATATATCATCTCCTGTTAAAAAGGTGAAGGTCAGTTTCCAGCCAACTGTGCGGCAGGAACACAGGGAGAAACAGCAAGACCTGTGCCAGGCTGCACAATGGTGGAAATGCTGCTCAAGTCTGTCATAGAACAATTTTCTTTTGGACAAATTGAATCAAAGATACCGCTGCGAGGTGTCCTTTTCAAAAGTTTAGATTGATTTGAgactgttttgctgtgtttactgaaTGTTTGCATCCTTCACCTGGTCACCACATGGCAGTttgcaccaaacaaacaaatgaattctTTCTGCAGACACCGTAAACAATCCATGCACGCATTTTCCCGACTTGTGACCTCGTATGATTGCGTGAATTACGGCGGTTCCTCTCTGAGAAgaatcattttctttctgcataTTGTCCCAGCTGGTCTGTGGATTCAAACAGGCAAATGTCTTATCACAAGCAGCTCTCGCAGCCTCcgcagagagagcgagagaaaaggCACTTCTCTGCTCAGTGCCAGAAAGTTTGGACATTGACAGCAAAGCTTTTGAAAGTCAATTTAATGTGCTTTTCTGTGATTACCAACTGATCTTGCTCTTTAACTGTCCGGATGCGGTAAATCTATCCCACCCATCTGGCAAACTGAGCTGCTGAAAACAATGTTTAAGAGTAATTTGAAGCTACTATTTGTCCCATGCCTGGTGGGGGAATGATATCTTTTCAAGTCTGTTCAGAAAAACAGTCTCAGGGGGGAAAGGCCCATCTGTGATACTAATACATCACTTGTTGAAGTGAGGAGAAACATCCATACGGCTAATATAAAAATGATTACAAACCACGCCTCGTGACATTACCACTTTGCTGAGCACACCACTTATGATCTTAGCAGAAGCAGAGAGCTACATCAAGACGTAAAGAGAATAGAGAAGAGGGATGGAAGGTGTATTTATGCACGCCTGTGGGTGTGCAAGCGACATGATAGGCTTTGTTTGAAAACTCCCTCAATCAACTTGCGTTGATTGCATGTCGTTTGCAAATGCATACCGAAGAGAAGAGCGGCTAACTcgtaaacacagacacacacacacgcctctgGGCGCGCAGCAAACAGACACCTTTCACCCGCACACTCAGTCTCACACAGAAGCACACTCTGCTTAGCTGATAACCCACAGATGTAGTAGTACTCGTGTCCAGGCCTGAACTCGAAGCCCAGGGAGAAGGGGGTGAAGAGCTGGAACTTCTCTGAGAAGCGCAGGGGTCCGTCAGGACCGCTGGGACGGTTGCACTCCCAGCGCTTAAAGCCACGCATCCTGTGCTGGCAGGAAGTGTAGCCCTCGTGGTTGACCATGAACAGGATGTAGCGCTCCATGCGTCCATGGGACGGGGGACCCTCATAGTAAGGACAGTAGATGTCCAGATAGTCATTAATGTTCACTGCCACCCTGTACTCTCCGTGCCAGAACCTGcaagacacagaggaaacagtgatttaaaatatattcatgaATAAAGATTatcagagacaaaacacacagaatgagTGGGCAAAGATGAGAAGGCTTCAGGACTAGTTTACTGATGTAAAGTGAGGTTCTATAAGGCTTTAAACTGTATGATATCTGtcagacatttttgtgttcGCACATCCACACGAAGATCAGACGTCACAGTCCACAAAAGAGCAACCCTGAGAGACTCCATGAgttgctcaaggacacttcaacaaATGCTTTCCGATAGAGAGTCTTCAAACCACCTGAGTCATGGTGGATTGCAGCAAAAACATCCTGAAGGGTGTTTTTCACTTACTTAATAAACAAGAGTAGGCcagaaaaatcaataataatccCTCTGGTTATGGCTAAAGTATGAACAgtaactgattttattttaataaaccTCGGTGAGCTAAGCTTTATGGGAATTATTAGCATGTTTGGAAGACTGGCTTCTTCCACGGCGTTTGAATGAGCCGTCTCGTGTGATACTCAAGGGAAGTGGGTCATGTGATGGTGGAGAGCACACACATTATTATCCCAACCCCTGAAGCAGCAGCGTATAGAGGCGGCTGTGGTGAATGTCCACTTAGCTCGGTACACATACGGATCACTGGGGTTGGCATGATGAATAGAAGTGGGTCAGAGGTGAGCGAAGAAGACATATTAGTATATAAACACAATGTGGAGGGTACATATTATGGTGCTCTTCCTGGCTGTATTCATCCTTCTGGCACTGAGTCAAGGAGCTTGAGAAGTAGCTGCAGGTAACATATGGAAATACATAAAGTGGTGCTTGAAATCAGTTGGTGACTTCCCTTTTCAACAGTCTCTGCAGAGCAGTAACAGTACATTAAAAACATATGGCTGCATATTTTCCCTACATAATACgggctctgtttgtgtttatgtttcgGTGCCAATGTTGCTTATACGGGAACTGAACTTCTGTTTACAGTCTTGAAATCATTGGAGTGAAACGTCCTCTTTAAAGGCTATTCTATATTTTAGTTATCGTCAACAAATGCCGTTAAAATGAGTAAAACCAACCATATGTAGTCTGTCGCGCTACACTTTGTGAGGTCCTCATCTTGCCTGTGGCTCTCTCATTTGTTTCGAGgacataaatctttaaaaacaaacacacagatgggtctgtagttttttttttgttgtttttaatttcagctggggattaatacacatttagtGTTTACAGCAGCTGGGATGGTGTGTTTAACTCAAAATCAAACTACACTGTCCATGCATATGGTTATCATTTTAATAATTACTTGACAACAAGGaatgtggcacagaggaataagttACCGCCTGCCGTCTGCcaattcattgttggtttttgtcTCTGCATGGGATTTGCTGACAAGggaaaaataatgatgataccttcattttaaattcatggTATCCATTAGCAGAAGCTGAAAATGATCAAACAATGTCTCACATCTAATTCTAAATCAGTAAAAAAATGTAGTATGTATTTGTAAGTCTTAAATTaaatacacactttgtttgataATTTTGCTTTCATATCAACACTCATCTGTGAGAAAATAGTTAAATACTTtatatttcagatgttttattcattcattagcATTTCATAAATAATATGTCCCCAAGGAGATGGCTTGataatctttttgttttaacatttgtaACAACCCGCCACCATTCAAAATTTAAGTTTCGCTTTGAGACTTTCTTCAGCAAACCATCTAACAGTTTGAAGACTGTTTAAAATTCATCAGTGTGATATTGTGGTGGAATATCAAATCTCTTTGTGGGCACGAGCGGGCGGCCGCTTCTTCTGGTGCTCGTCATTAACAGCACCATGGCTGTGATCAATTTAATATCAAATGTACCACggcaaatacatttaaaattcagcTGCCGCACGTTATCAAATCTTGTTTCTCGAAGCTCAGTAAATTTGAGACGCAGGAAAATGTCTTCAATCAAACAAGCATAAACAAACCCTGTTGTCGGGCAATCTCGACGTCTCAGgtggtgcgcacacacacggactgagctttttaaacaaattcaTCATTTTTCCCTCCCCTCACCTTGGCAGTAATTGATTGCCTGCaatgaagacattttggtcTAAGCACTTTGGTTAGTGGGATATTTAGCTTTGGGACAAATTATCCCTATAATGGCAGTCCTATCTCTCTCCCTGAGGGCAAATCAGGAAGTGAGTTAGATGTGAAATGAGTGCCTTCATGCTTCGGTGCCCTATCAGAGCGAGTTTTGCAGGTTCTAAAGGGATCCTTGAACAGATCATTTAGAGGCATTGATCCACCGGGGAGCTCCTCTCGGCTCTCTCTGCTCCCAATCAACTCTGATTAACAACTAAAGGGGAAAGGCAGacgcagagagaaacagagggagagatgcaCAGAGTGAGAAGAAAAGGGCTGAAAGGAATGAACAGAAgcgagggagacagagagaaaatgtagaGGAGACGTGGAGATACGTGCAGAATGAGGACAAAcgaaagagaaagacaggaagaggaggggaggggggctgaGGGAGGCTGAGGGAGGGATAATGAGAATGCATGAAATGAGAgtaaaaacaagacagaatgaAGGAGCAAAGAAAGTctaaaagaggagaagaaggagaaggaggagaccAACTGGTGGAAaagcagatggaggaggagtttttctgtctttcgTTTCAATTTGTACATTTGCGGTTTTTCATCTGAGACAAATGTGCTTTGCCTATTGATTGTGAACTGATACATTTATGGATGAGTACCATCTGAGAATTAGGACTTTGGGCATATAGTGGGTGTGTTTGCATGGCTGGATGCAataagtgtgtgagtgtgagtgtatgtgtgtgtgtatgtgtgtctgtgtgagtgtggttgGTTAGATGGTAAAGTGGGTCTCAGCGAGTGAGGATGCTCAATCCAAGAAAGGACTAATGTGCCAGGATACATTAGGTTGTATTAGGCTACTCAGTGTCCTGCCCTGCTCCTGTGACACCGTCTGCATTCCTAATACGCCCAGGCTCGTGGAAACTCTGCGtgcaggtgtgcatgtgtgtgtgtgtgcaggtgtgtgtcacTGCTTCCTGAGCTGTTAAACAGTGCAAGTTGGTGTGCAGTGACGTGTGGATCAATGTGTGTgtccctccttcccctcctttcAGGCCATGTGTCATTTggaattaaacacacacactgcactggcCAAAAAGACATGGGAATGCACTCACACTTAGGGCATGTCTATCATCCTCAtagagcttgtgtgtgtgtgtgtgtgtgtgtgtgtgtgtgtgtgtgtgtgtatgtgtattggTGGGTCTCTCTTTCAATATGCATATTTGCATTGACTGGACTTCAGAGTTTGCATATTTGAACAACATTACAATAATCtgtaaactgtatttaaagGGATATGATATTAGATATTGATATTTTgtggaaaagagaaatgaattattattattttttaaaaaaaatactggctACTTATGTGGTACAGCACAGGAAAACGTTTTGAAGAAGTTTTGctgttaaaaatacattctACACAGGAAGATAAccattttatttcaaagcaCTTAACCCCAAAGGTATCCAGTATTtacaaataatacaataatgtaatttattGCTCCTCTCCTTTAAAATGCCCGTTTGTGACTCCCTTGCTAACCAGGTTCTGGTTTTCTTCCTCTGTAACTTATGTAGTAGTAAAAGTGTCTTCTTCGTATCTAATTCATACATTGCAATTTCACTGTAAATCTCAGGCTGTGAGTGAATCAAAATAGCAAAGTTCTGTACAGTTTCATTATTTCTGATTGAGGTAACCTTGAGGTACCAAATAAGATACTATCGCAAACCTGCAAACATCACAACATTTCCCCCTTCCATCAATCCAACATGAGAATGTGTGGGTGTAAAGCTACAAATACGTAGGCTTTCACTGGGATTGTCTCAAATGCAAACTTCCCCAAAAACATCCTAATGATTCGACAGATGCTTCGGTACA
This window encodes:
- the LOC124071784 gene encoding ephrin-A2-like isoform X2, which encodes MSMMLCQLGQRCVMEVVVLTVLSWVSVWAEEKIIFDRHAVYWNSSNPKFWHGEYRVAVNINDYLDIYCPYYEGPPSHGRMERYILFMVNHEGYTSCQHRMRGFKRWECNRPSGPDGPLRFSEKFQLFTPFSLGFEFRPGHEYYYISSPHPNHVGRACLKLKVYVRPPGSGYDSPEPFLTDGGPSWRPGSTAPLAALASLLLGFLSRL
- the LOC124071784 gene encoding ephrin-A2-like isoform X1, whose amino-acid sequence is MSMMLCQLGQRCVMEVVVLTVLSWVSVWAEEKIIFDRHAVYWNSSNPKFWHGEYRVAVNINDYLDIYCPYYEGPPSHGRMERYILFMVNHEGYTSCQHRMRGFKRWECNRPSGPDGPLRFSEKFQLFTPFSLGFEFRPGHEYYYISSPHPNHVGRACLKLKVYVRPPDGSGYDSPEPFLTDGGPSWRPGSTAPLAALASLLLGFLSRL